The Ramlibacter sp. PS4R-6 nucleotide sequence GAGGCGCTCGTTCTATCCATTGAACTACGGCGGCGGTGACGCCGATTCTAGGTCTTATGAAACACCCGTTCCTCGCCGCGCTGGCGGTCGCCCTCGCCGCGCTGTTGCTGCATGCCTGCGGTGGCGGCGGCGGTTCGTCGCCCCCGCCGTCGCCAGAGGCCACGCTCGCCGCGACCATTCGCAGCGACACGCGCCTCGCATCCGTGCGCGCCAAGGCCAGGCAGCTCGCCGCGGGTTCGCTCGCGGCGGGCAGCGGCTACCCGGCGGTGTTCATCCGCGACCTCAACACCTTCCTTGCGCTCGCGATCGAGGCCCAGGGGCCGCAGAAGGTGCGCGAGTACCTCGAACTCTTCCTGGCGCACCAGGGCGCGGACGGCAACATCGCCGACGGCATTGCCCTGTTGGACGGCGCGACGTTCAAGGGCACGGTCGAATCGGACCAGGAAAGCTCGCTGGTGCAGGCGGTGGCGAAGTACGTCGCCGCCACCGGTGACACGGCGTTCCTGACGCAATCGGTGGCAGGCGTGCCCGTGATCGTGCGGCTGGAGAACGCGCTGAACTTCCTGTACTCGCAGCGCTATGCGGCGGCGTACGGCCTGGTCTGGGGCGGAACGCGCGCCGACTGGGGCGACGTGCAGCCCGAGGACGTGCCCGGCGTGGACCTGAGCGATGCGAGCCACCCGGCCATCAGCATCTACGACAACGCGATGCTGTCGCTGGCGCTGGCGGACCTGCAGTCGCTGGAAGGGGCGATCGCGCGCGATGCCTCCGCGTGGGCAGCGAAGCGCACCGCGCTGCGCGCCGCCGTCCGCACGCACCTGTGGACCGGCACGCAGTTCATCCCGCACGTCTACCTGGAGAAAGGCTCGCCCTTCCCGGCGAGCTTCGACGAATCGCGCATCTACTTCCAGGGCGGCACTGCGGTCGCGATCCAGGCCGGCATGCTGGAAGAGGCGGAAGTGCTGCAGGCCTTCGCGCGCATGGTTCGAAACAAGGTGGATTCGGGTTCGGCCAGCGTCGGCGTGTCGCTTTACCCGGCCTACCCCGCCGGTTTCTTCGCCAACACCGAGTACATGGGCTCGGAATATTTCTACCAGAACGGGGGCGACTGGCCGTGGTTCGGCGCGCGCATCGTGCAGCAGATGGTGGCGCACGGCCAAGTCGCGCAGGCCTACCAGGAGATCGGGCCCATGCTCGATCGCGTGGTGCGCGACAACGGCTTCTACGAGTGGTACACGCGCGAAGGCGCGCCGCGCGGCTCCGCGGAATACCGCGGCACCGCCGGCGAGATCGCGAAGGCCATCGACCTGCTGCTGGCCTGGGCGGCGGCGCACTGAGGGCGCCGGCCTCCCGGCGCGATCACAGCGTGTAGTAGATCCCGTCCTCGATCACGCCGATCACGTTCGCCTGGTTTTCGGCGGACTCCGAAAAACCGATCAGCACCTCCGCGCGCGACGTGCCCTTGTTGAGCGAATCGACCCAGTACTGCAGGCCCCCCGCGTCCGGCGTGCGGTGCAGCACGTTGGTGTAGAGCTGCGCGGCGTAGTGCTGGTTGTCGAGCGGGCCGTACTTGGAGTTGAACTCGGGGCTGGTTGCGAAGTAGGCGGCGGCGTCGCGCACCGACTGGCCGCCGTCGATCGCATGGATCCAGTAGCTCAGCCCGCCGACGTCGGGCTTGCGGTCGAACGCGGCCTGGTACAGGCGGTAAGCCATGCCCGCATTGCCGTTGATGTCGAAGGCGAGGAAGCCGTTCGTGAACTGCACGCGCTCGACGTTCGTGATCCATTCGTCCACGCCATTGCCGTAGATCGACACGCCCGTTGCCGTGTGCGACACGTAGTACTGGTCGGTGTGGCCGAACAGAACCAGCGTGTCCAACCCGCGGCCGCCGTCGATCACGCGCCCCGCGGCGTCGACCGTGGCATTGGCGCCCGACCCGCTCGTGTCGTCGAACAGGATGTTCTCGATGCCGTGCAGCGTGTCCTTGAAGCCCGCGCGGTAGCTCTCCACGGTCATGGAGCCGTCGGCCTGGTACTTGAAGTCGAAGAGGGGCAGCTCCTTGCCGGTGTAGCTCACCACGTCGAAGCCCGCGCCGCCCGTGATGTCGTTGTTCTCGGCCTTCGCCGAGGTCGCCATCGCATTGCTGACCACCGAGCCGCTCCACGTGAGCGTGCCGTTGCGGTAGATCTCGTTCTGCCCGGGGATGGGCGACGCGCCGTCGATCGCGTAGGTGCCCTGGTTCAAGGGCAGGTTCACGCCATTGAGCGATGCGCTGCCGATGTACAGGTCGCGGTTCTCGGACCCGACGCTGCCGTCGTTGAAGTACTGCAGGCCCACGCTCGTGATCGTGCCGGTCGGCAGCTGCACCGTCACCGTCTGCGTGTTGCCGTTGATGACATAGGCGTCGATCGTGGCCGTGGCGGTCCACTGGCCATTGATCAGGACGCCGATCTTCGGCCACTCACCGCCGGCGGGGATGCCGCCGAGGACGAAGACCAGCTGGCCCTTCTGGTAGTCGATTGCGGGGTGGGCCACGAACGCGTCGTTGCCCGAGGTGCCAGTCTGAATTGCCATTGCGAAAGCCTTCCTGAATTGATGGGACGACTTTAGGAATGCACTGCCGTGCCAGCAATGGCGCAGACGGGCTAGGACTGGAAAGGGGTAGCCATCGCGGTGTCCGACGCTGGTGTCGGCGCGCTCCTACAGACAGGGCTGCCACCGCGACGTCAAATGCCCTGCGTAGCATTGAAGACGCACCAGGGGAACACGATGCCTTCCGAGGAATTCCGAGTCGAAAGCAGCTACCCGATCGCCGGCCGCTTCCTGCCCCAGCCCGGCGCGCAACAGTATTTCTTCAGCGATCGCGGCCTCGCGGTCGCCATGGCCGCGAAGAGCTTCACCCAGCCGTCGGGCGAAATCCGCGTGGTGCACGTGCCCACCGGCGAGGTCCTCTTCCGCAAGCAGCCCGCCGGCCGCGCCGAATTCAGCGACGAGCCCTGAGCTCGCCCACCGCCTTGCGCAGGTCCGCGGCCCAGGCGCGCCGCTCGCGCGATTGCGGCGGCTGCGGCTCCCCGAATGCGACGATGGCCGCCAGCGGCGGCGCGGTGAGCGTGCGCCAGAGCGATCCCACGAGCGTCTCGTCGCCGATGTAACTGGCGGCGAAGCTCGTCTCGCCGCTGTGCGCATCGACGAAGCTCAACGCCACCGGCATCACGGGCGCGGGCGCCGAGAGGGCCGCCTGGATCAGGTTGGCGTGGAAGGGCAGCAGCTCGCGGCCGTCGGTCGTGGTGCCTTCCGGGAACACGGCCAGGATGTCGCCCGCGCGCAGCGCATCGGCCATGTGGTGCACGACGCGCATGGCGTCGCGGCGCGACTCGCGTTCGATGTAGAGCGTGCCCGCGCCGGTCGCGAGCGTGCCGATCAGGGGCCAGTGCTTGACATCCGCTTTCGACACGAAGCGGCAATGCCGCGCCGCATGTATCACCAGGATGTCCAGCCACGAGATGTGGTTGGCGACCAGCAGCAGGGGACCGTGCGCGGGGGCGGTGCCGAGCAGGCGCAGCTCGATGCCCAGCACCTGCAGCATGCGGCGCGCCCAGTCCTGCACGCGCTGCTCGCGCTCGTGCGGCGCCAGCCGCGGGAACTCGAAGGCGATGGTGCGCCAGCCGGCGAGGCCCACGCCGAGCGCGCGCAGGAGGCGCCACGCGGCGCGCAAGGCCCTCATCGCGTCACGCGGCCGGGCGGTCCTCGTGCGCGAGCTGGCCCGCCGCGATCGTGCAGCGCACGCGGCCGCGCATGGGGTAGCCCGCGAACGGCGTGTGCTTGCCCTGGCTGCGCAGGCCTTCGGCGTCCACCGTCCATTCGGCTTTCGGGTCGAACACGCACACGTCGGCGACCGCGCCGTTGGCCAGCTGGCCGACGCTGGCCTGCAGCGTGCCCAGCGACGCGCCCAGCACCTTCGCCGGCGCGCTGGTGACCGCGGCCAGCGCGCGCACCAGGCCCGCACCACTCTCCTCGCCCCAGCGCAGCGCCAGCGGGAGCAGCAGCTCTAGCCCCGTCGCGCCGGGCTCGGCCTCGCCGAAGGGCAAGGTCTTGGCGTCCTCGTCCACCGGCGTGTGGTCGGACACCAGCGCATCGACGGTCCCGTCCGCCAGCCCCGCGCGCAACGCGTCGCGGTCGCGTTGCTGGCGCAGCGGCGGGCTCAGTCGGGCACGCGCGTCGAAGAAGCCGATGTCGGCGTCGGTCAGGTGCAGCGAGTTGATGCTGACGTCGCAGGTGACGGGCAGCTTCTGCTCCTTGGCCTGGCGCACCAGGTCCACGCCGGCCGCGCTCGACAGGCGGCACAGGTGCACGCGCGCGCCGGTGATCTTCACCAGCTCGAAGATGGTATGCAGGGCGATGGTCTCGGCGGCGACCGGCACGCCCGGCAGGCCGAGGCGCGTCGCCAGTGCACCGCTGGCCGCGACGCCGCGGCCCAAATACAGCTCCTGCGGCCGCAGCCACACCGTGTAGCCGAAGGTCGCCGCGTACTGGAAGGCGCGTTGCATCACCTGCGTGTTGGCCAGCGGCACGTCGGCTTGGCTGAAGCCGACGCAGCCGGCCTCGGTGAGCTCCACCATCTCGGTCAGAATTTCGCCTTCGAGCTTGCGCGTGAGCGCGCCCAGCGGGAACACGCGCGCCTGGTGCAGCTTCTCGGCGCGGAACTTGAGCATCTCGACCAGCCCCGGCTCGTCGAGGACCGGGTCGGTGTCGGGCGGGCACACCACGCTGGTGACGCCGCCGGCCACCGCCGCGGCCATCTCGCTTTCCAGCATGCCCTCGTGCTCGTAGCCGGGCTCGCGCAGGCGCGCCGCCAGGTCCACGAGGCCGGGCGCGACGATGCAGCCGGCGGCATCGATGGTCCGCGCGGCGCTGAAGCTGGCGGCCTCGCCGATCGAGACGATGCGCCCCGCCGCGATCGCGACGTCGCAGACCTTGTCGAGCTTGCTGGCCGGGTCGACGACGCGCCCGCCCCTGATCAGGATCTTCATGCTTCGTTCCCCGCCACGATGCTCATCACCGCCATGCGCACGGCGATGCCGAAGGTGACCTGCGGCAGGATCACGCTCTGCTTGCCGTCGACCACGGCGGAGTCGATCTCCACGCCGCGGTTGATGGGCCCCGGGTGCATCACGATCGCGTCGGGCTTGGCCAGCGCGAGCTTTTCCTGCGTCAGGCCGTAGCCCTTGAAGAACTCCTGCGACGAAGGCAGCAGCGCGCCGCTCATGCGCTCGTTCTGCAGGCGCAGCATGATCACCACGTCGCAGCCCTTCAGGCCCTCCTCGAGCGTGTGGCACACCCGCACGCCCATCTGCGCCATGTCGGCGGGCACCAGCGTCTTGGGTCCGACGGCGCGCACCTCGGCGCAGCCGAGCGTGGTGAGCGCGTGGATGTCGGAGCGCGCCACGCGCGAGTGCAGCACGTCACCGACGATCGCCACCGTGAGGTTCGAGAAGTCCTTCTTGTAGTGGCGGATGGTGTACATGTCCAGCAGCCCCTGCGTGGGGTGCGCGTGCCGCCCGTCGCCCGCGTTGATCACGTGCACATGCGGCGCGACGTGCTGGGCGATCAGGTAGGGCGCGCCCGACTCGCTGTGCCGCACCACGAACAGGTCGGCGGCCATGGCCGAGAGGTTGGCGATGGTGTCGAGCAGCGACTCGCCCTTGCTCGCGGAGGAGCGGGCGATGTCCAGGTTGATCACGTCGGCCGACAGGCGCGTGGCCGCGATCTCGAACGTGGTGCGCGTGCGCGTGGAGTTCTCGAAGAACAGGTTGAAGACGCTCTTGCCGCGCAGCAGCGGCACCTTCTTGACCTCGCGGTCGCTGACGCTCACGAAGGTGGACGCCGTGTCGAGGATGTGCGTGACGATGTCGCGCGGCAGGCCTTCCACCGAGAGCAGGTGGACGAGCTCGCCGTTGCGGTTGAGTTGCGGGTTGCGCTTGTGGAGCATCAGGGGCCTTCCACCTGGAAACTGAAGGTGCCGTCGGCGCCGCGCGCGAGCGCGAGCGATTGCTTGTCGGGGACCTGCACCGTGGCCGCGGCGAAGTCCGCCTGCACCGGCAGCTCGCGCCCGCCGCGGTCCACCAGCACCGCGAGCTTCACGCTGGCGGGCCGGCCGTAGTCGAACAGCTCGTTGATCACCGCGCGGATGGTGCGGCCCGTGTACAGCACGTCGTCCAGCAGGATGATGTGCGCGCCGTTCACGTCGAAATCCAGCTGCGTCTGCTGGCCGGCGCCCGAGAGGCCGCGCTGCGCGAAATCGTCGCGGTGCATCGCCGAGGAGATCACGCCCGCCTTGCCGGCGAGCTGCAGGTCCTGCTGCAGGCGCTCGGCCAGCCACGCGCCGCCCGAGGTGATGCCCACGAGCTTCGCGCTGCCGGCGCCGAGCTGCCGCACGCCGCGCACGAGGTCGCGGTACAGGGCTTCGGCGTCGAGCGCAGGTTTCATGGCAGGCTCCTCAGGAACTGTTCCAGGATCACGCACGCGGCGCCGGCATCGGGGTCGGTCGCGCCCGAACCCTCGGCCTCCGTCGTGCTGTAGCGCTCGTCCACTTCGTACACCGCCAGCTTCGTGCGGGCAGCCAGCTGGCGGGCGAATTTCCGGGCGCGGGCCGTATTGTCGTGGCTCGCGCCGTCCGGGTGGAAGGGTACGCCGACCACCAGGGCATCGGGCTGCCACTCGCGCACCCGGTCGGCCGCCGCCTGCAGCCGCGCGTCGCCGGCTTCCGCGCGGATCGTCGGCTGCGGCGTGGCGGTGCGCAGCATGCGGTTGCCCACGGCGACGCCGGTGCGCTTCGCGCCGAAATCGAAAGCTAAAAAGGTGGAGAAGTGGGGCGGGACGTCGATGGGTCGCCCCATCATGCGTGCCCCGCCTCCGTGGTCAGCATCCACGGCTGCAGGCCGAGCAGCAGCAGCGCCTTCTCGTAGCGCTCCTCCACCGGCGTATCGAAGATCACGGAGATGTCCGCGCCGACGGTGAGCCAGCTGTTCTCGCCGAGCTCCGTCTCGAGCTGGCCCTCGCCCCAGGCCGAGTAGCCGAGCGACACCAGCACCTTCTTCGGGCCGGCGCCGGTGGAGATCGCCTCCAGCACGTCCTTGGACGTCGTCATCTCCAGCCCGCCGGGGATGGTCATGGTGGAGGCGTACACCGTCTCCTTCGATTCCGCGTCCTGGTCCTTGAACACCGCCTCGTGCAGGACGAAGCCGCGCTCGGTCTGCACCGGGCCGCCCTGGAACACGGGGGCGCCCGCCAGGTCGTCGCGGCCCAGCGGCAGGTCCACCTTGTCGAACAGGTGGCGCAGGTTGATGTCGCTGGGCTTGTTGATCACCAGGCCCAGGGCGCCGCGCGAGCTGTGCTCGCACAGGTACACCACGCTGCGGACGAACGACTCGTCCTGCAGCCCCGGCATCGCGATGAGGAAGTGATGCGTGAGGTTGATGGGCTCGGCATCGGACGGCATGATCGCCATTTTACCGGGTGCCGCCTGCCGTGCCAGCCAAGTATTCAAAGGGCCTCGTGTGGTTTCGCCGCGACCTGAGGGCCCACGACCACGCGGCGCTGTACGAGGCGCTGCGGGCCTGCGAGCGCGTGCACGCCGTGTTCGTCTTCGACCCGGCCATCCTCGGCGGCCTGCCGCGCCGGGACCGGCGGGTGGAATTCGTCCGCGAAAGCGTCGCCGAGCTGCGCCGGCTGCTGCCGGGGCTCGTGGTGCGGCACGCCCGTGCCGCCGACGAAATCCCGCGGCTTGCCGGCGAGCTGGGCGTGCAGGCGGTGTTCGCCAACCGCGACTACGAGGCGGCGGCCATTGCCCGCGACGACGCGGTGCGCACCGCGCTGGCCCGCGACCGCATCGCCTTCCACGCGTTCAAGGACCAGGCCGTCTTCGACGGGGATGAGGTCCTCACGCAGGCGGGCAAGCCTTATACCGTGTTCACGCCGTACAAGAACGCCTGGCTGGCGAAGCTCGACGATTTCCAGCTGCGCTCCTATGCCGTCGACAAACATGCGCACCGGCTCGTGCCGACGCCCCAAGCCGAACCCGTGCCGTCGCTGGCCGACCTCGGGTTCGAGGCGACCAACCTGCGCGAGCTCGACCTGCCCACCGGCGTATCGGGCGGAGCCGCCATGTTCCGCGACTTCCTCGCGCACATCGATGCCTATGGCGCCACACGCGACTTCCCGGCCCTGCACGGCACCAGCGGCCTGGGCGTGCACCTGCGCTTCGGAACCGTGTCCGTGCGCGAACTGGCGCGCGAAGCGCACCGGCGCATGCGCGCGGGCAGCGAAGGCGCGGGCGTGTGGCTGTCCGAGCTGGTGTGGCGCGACTTCTTCTTCCAGGTGCTCGCCCATTTCCCGCACGTCGTGGACGGCGCCTTCCGCCGCGAGTACGACGCCATCGAGTGGGAAAGCGGCGCGCACGCCGACGAGCGCTTCGCGGCCTGGTGCGAGGGGCGTACCGGCTATCCCATCGTCGATGCGGCCATGGCGCAGATCAACGCCACCGGCTTCATGCACAACCGCCTGCGCATGGTCGCGGCGAGCTTCCTGGTGAAGGACCTGGGCATCGACTGGCGGCGCGGCGAGCGCTACTTCGCCGAGAAACTCAACGACTACGACCTGGCCGCCAACAACGGCAACTGGCAGTGGGCCGCGTCGACCGGCTGCGACGCGCAGCCGTGGTTCCGCATCTTCAACCCCGAAAGCCAGCAGGCGAAGTTCGACCCCGAGGGGTCGTTCGTGGGTTACTGGCTGGCGGGGCGCAAGGCCGTGCCGCCGATCGTGGCGCATGGCGAGGCGCGCGAGCGCGCCTTGCGCCGGTACGCCGCCGTCAGGCCGTGACGGCCTGCGTGCTGTAGTGCCGCACCAGCGAGAGCAGTTCCTCTTCCGAGTACGGCTTGCCGAGGTAGTGGTCGACGCCCAGCTCCTGCGCGTGGTCCTTGTGCTTCTGCGCAATGCGCGACGTGATCATGATGATCGGCAGGTCCTTCAGGCGATCGTCGTTGCGGATGTTGCGCGCCAGGTCGAAGCCGTCCATGCGCGGCATCTCGATGTCCGACAGCACCACCGTGGGCTTTTCCTCGGCCAAGCGCTCCAGCGCCTGCAGGCCGTCGGCGGCGAGCGCGACGCGGTAGCCTTCGCGCTGCAGCAGGCGCTGCGTCACGCGGCGCACCGTGATCGAGTCGTCGACCACCAGCACCAGCGGGATCGCCGGTGCGGCGGGCATCAGCACCGCGGCGGGCTGCGCCGGCATGGCCTCCTGCTCGAGCACTTCCGGCTGCGCCCTGTCGGCGCTGAGCTGGCGCGCGAGGTCGCCGTACACCGTGGCCAGGGCCACCGGGTTGTAGATCAGCACCACGGCGCCGGAGGCCAGCGCGGTCATGCCCGCCAGGCCCGGCAGGCGCGCCAGCTGCGGCCCGAGGTTCTTCACCACCACTTCCTGGTTGCCCAGGATTTCATCCACGTGCACCGCGATGCGCTGCGCGGCGCTGCGGAACACCACGACCGGCAGCGTCTTGCCCACCGGCTCCGAGCTGCGCTGCGAAGCCTGCAGCAGGGCGCCGCACCAGAAGAAGGACAGCTGCTCGTCGCCGAACGCGTACGTGCCGCTGTTGTAGGCCTGCTCGACCTCCTTGGCGGCGGCGCGGCGCACGATCTCGATCAGGTTCGC carries:
- the pyrR gene encoding bifunctional pyr operon transcriptional regulator/uracil phosphoribosyltransferase PyrR, coding for MKPALDAEALYRDLVRGVRQLGAGSAKLVGITSGGAWLAERLQQDLQLAGKAGVISSAMHRDDFAQRGLSGAGQQTQLDFDVNGAHIILLDDVLYTGRTIRAVINELFDYGRPASVKLAVLVDRGGRELPVQADFAAATVQVPDKQSLALARGADGTFSFQVEGP
- a CDS encoding dihydroorotase, with protein sequence MKILIRGGRVVDPASKLDKVCDVAIAAGRIVSIGEAASFSAARTIDAAGCIVAPGLVDLAARLREPGYEHEGMLESEMAAAVAGGVTSVVCPPDTDPVLDEPGLVEMLKFRAEKLHQARVFPLGALTRKLEGEILTEMVELTEAGCVGFSQADVPLANTQVMQRAFQYAATFGYTVWLRPQELYLGRGVAASGALATRLGLPGVPVAAETIALHTIFELVKITGARVHLCRLSSAAGVDLVRQAKEQKLPVTCDVSINSLHLTDADIGFFDARARLSPPLRQQRDRDALRAGLADGTVDALVSDHTPVDEDAKTLPFGEAEPGATGLELLLPLALRWGEESGAGLVRALAAVTSAPAKVLGASLGTLQASVGQLANGAVADVCVFDPKAEWTVDAEGLRSQGKHTPFAGYPMRGRVRCTIAAGQLAHEDRPAA
- the ruvX gene encoding Holliday junction resolvase RuvX, translated to MMGRPIDVPPHFSTFLAFDFGAKRTGVAVGNRMLRTATPQPTIRAEAGDARLQAAADRVREWQPDALVVGVPFHPDGASHDNTARARKFARQLAARTKLAVYEVDERYSTTEAEGSGATDPDAGAACVILEQFLRSLP
- a CDS encoding cryptochrome/photolyase family protein yields the protein MWFRRDLRAHDHAALYEALRACERVHAVFVFDPAILGGLPRRDRRVEFVRESVAELRRLLPGLVVRHARAADEIPRLAGELGVQAVFANRDYEAAAIARDDAVRTALARDRIAFHAFKDQAVFDGDEVLTQAGKPYTVFTPYKNAWLAKLDDFQLRSYAVDKHAHRLVPTPQAEPVPSLADLGFEATNLRELDLPTGVSGGAAMFRDFLAHIDAYGATRDFPALHGTSGLGVHLRFGTVSVRELAREAHRRMRAGSEGAGVWLSELVWRDFFFQVLAHFPHVVDGAFRREYDAIEWESGAHADERFAAWCEGRTGYPIVDAAMAQINATGFMHNRLRMVAASFLVKDLGIDWRRGERYFAEKLNDYDLAANNGNWQWAASTGCDAQPWFRIFNPESQQAKFDPEGSFVGYWLAGRKAVPPIVAHGEARERALRRYAAVRP
- a CDS encoding lysophospholipid acyltransferase family protein; this translates as MRALRAAWRLLRALGVGLAGWRTIAFEFPRLAPHEREQRVQDWARRMLQVLGIELRLLGTAPAHGPLLLVANHISWLDILVIHAARHCRFVSKADVKHWPLIGTLATGAGTLYIERESRRDAMRVVHHMADALRAGDILAVFPEGTTTDGRELLPFHANLIQAALSAPAPVMPVALSFVDAHSGETSFAASYIGDETLVGSLWRTLTAPPLAAIVAFGEPQPPQSRERRAWAADLRKAVGELRARR
- a CDS encoding YqgE/AlgH family protein: MPSDAEPINLTHHFLIAMPGLQDESFVRSVVYLCEHSSRGALGLVINKPSDINLRHLFDKVDLPLGRDDLAGAPVFQGGPVQTERGFVLHEAVFKDQDAESKETVYASTMTIPGGLEMTTSKDVLEAISTGAGPKKVLVSLGYSAWGEGQLETELGENSWLTVGADISVIFDTPVEERYEKALLLLGLQPWMLTTEAGHA
- a CDS encoding DUF4214 domain-containing protein, with the protein product MAIQTGTSGNDAFVAHPAIDYQKGQLVFVLGGIPAGGEWPKIGVLINGQWTATATIDAYVINGNTQTVTVQLPTGTITSVGLQYFNDGSVGSENRDLYIGSASLNGVNLPLNQGTYAIDGASPIPGQNEIYRNGTLTWSGSVVSNAMATSAKAENNDITGGAGFDVVSYTGKELPLFDFKYQADGSMTVESYRAGFKDTLHGIENILFDDTSGSGANATVDAAGRVIDGGRGLDTLVLFGHTDQYYVSHTATGVSIYGNGVDEWITNVERVQFTNGFLAFDINGNAGMAYRLYQAAFDRKPDVGGLSYWIHAIDGGQSVRDAAAYFATSPEFNSKYGPLDNQHYAAQLYTNVLHRTPDAGGLQYWVDSLNKGTSRAEVLIGFSESAENQANVIGVIEDGIYYTL
- a CDS encoding aspartate carbamoyltransferase catalytic subunit; the protein is MLHKRNPQLNRNGELVHLLSVEGLPRDIVTHILDTASTFVSVSDREVKKVPLLRGKSVFNLFFENSTRTRTTFEIAATRLSADVINLDIARSSASKGESLLDTIANLSAMAADLFVVRHSESGAPYLIAQHVAPHVHVINAGDGRHAHPTQGLLDMYTIRHYKKDFSNLTVAIVGDVLHSRVARSDIHALTTLGCAEVRAVGPKTLVPADMAQMGVRVCHTLEEGLKGCDVVIMLRLQNERMSGALLPSSQEFFKGYGLTQEKLALAKPDAIVMHPGPINRGVEIDSAVVDGKQSVILPQVTFGIAVRMAVMSIVAGNEA